One Xyrauchen texanus isolate HMW12.3.18 chromosome 46, RBS_HiC_50CHRs, whole genome shotgun sequence DNA segment encodes these proteins:
- the glsl gene encoding glutaminase liver isoform, mitochondrial yields the protein MIGSFIMENNFNQEAEENPHLCFQRTPSLRRKWRKRYGGLDGNKLLEPNKEEDTRENGEMTDALPKKNANPVKFTATLETKAPGNIPQSVPRNTFPSQRPVNYILPGSTGLSSLISNGSTKRAVPEQDKIHQASQPWQNLAQQEAQQGHFKKKVAADVLFDSFASGGRVNTNQFFEALWSSGIIRTDPRIKDCYSLMRKLQEADGTVDRSTFHRCVTGFVSFILKALQGRFVIPDFSTFAEETQKQFIKCKQLSSVKEKDHVKESSTHWGISICTVDGQRLSLGDWAEPCILGEISWPLIYGLAVDHQGVDYVHRFVGMEEYSKYESPFTLTKQGVPHSPLVETGAIISSSLLQLATRPVMEEEEKYESVLNIIRRLCNKEHANLNCTNYQNLRKDIIRLHALSFYLQEKKCFPEGVGINATLDLLLQCLSTEVTCESGAALAATLANGGLCPLSGDQVLSPHATRSTLSMMQVAGMNDYSRTFHFRTSVPAKSSRYGGVLIVVPGVLGLMCWSPGLDSNGNSLRGVHFCEDLVSTFQLHSFDIRTPFRQVLSYRQWKVESEGYQIMNVLLAAYRGDMVSLRRYLLAGADVNAVDYDGRSALHVAASEGRLDVIMFLVENANANCTLKDRWGNTALQEAMRCNQDPAIQILRKFTDYEDSL from the exons ATGATTGGAAGTTTCATCATGGAGAACAACTTCAATCAAGAAGCTGAGGAAAATCCTCATCTGTG ttTCCAGAGAACACCATCTCTTAGACGCAAATGGAGAAAACGTTATGGAGGCCTTGATGGTAACAAACTACTGGAGCCAAACAAGGAGGAGGACACCAGAG AGAATGGAGAGATGACAGATGCTCTTCCAAAGAAGAATGCCAACCCTGTGAAGTTTACTGCAACTCTG GAAACAAAAGCCCCAGGGAACATTCCACAATCAGTGCCACGAAATACCTTTCCATCCCAGAGGCCAGTCAATTACATTCTTCCAGGCTCCACAG GCTTGTCATCTTTAATAAGCAATGGAAGCACAAAGAGAGCAGTACCAGAGCAGGACAAAATTCATCAAGCCAGCCAACCATGGCAAAACTTGGCCCAACAAGAGGCCCAACAAGGTCATTTTAAGAAAAAAGT GGCTGCAGATGTGCTCTTTGATAGTTTTGCCTCAGGGGGAAGAGTCAACACCAATCAGTTTTTTGAG GCTTTGTGGAGCTCAGGAATCATTCGAACAGATCCACGTATTAAAGACTGCTACAGCCTGATGCGAAAACTGCAGGAAGCAGATGGGACAGTTGACAGAAGCACCTTTCACAG ATGTGTGACTGGGTTTGTGTCTTTCATCTTGAAGGCATTACAGGGAAGATTTGTCATTCCAGATTTCTCAACTTTCGCAGAGGAAACTCAAAAGCagtttattaaatgtaaacagcTGTCTTCTGTAAAG GAGAAAGATCATGTAAAAGAAAGCAGCACACATTGGGGGATTTCAATCTGTACAGTGGATGGACAGAG ACTTTCTTTAGGAGACTGGGCAGAACCTTGCATTCTTGGAGAGATATCTTGGCCTCTCATATACGGTCTTGCAGTGGACCATCAAGGTGTTGACTATGTACACAGATTTGTGGGAATGGAGGAATACTCCAAATATGAGTCACCTTTTACCCTAACCAAGCAAG GTGTACCACACAGTCCACTGGTTGAGACAGGAGCCATAATCAGCAGCTCGCTATTACAg CTGGCAACCAGACCAGTCATGGAGGAAGAAGAAAAGTATGAGTCT GTTTTGAATATCATCAGAAGACTGTGTAACAAAGAACACGCAAACTTAAACTGCACAAA CTATCAAAACTTGAGAAAGGACATTATTCGACTGCACGCCCTTTCGTTTTACCTGCAAGAGAAGAAA TGCTTTCCAGAAGGTGTGGGGATCAATGCCACGTTGGATTTACTCTTACAG TGTTTATCGACAGAAGTCACTTGCGAGTCTGGAGCAGCATTGGCGGCGACTCTAGCTAATGGGGGTCTGTGCCCTCTGTCAGGTGATCAAGTACTGTCTCCTCACGCCACCCGCAGCACCCTTTCCATGATGCAAGTGGCCGGTATGAATGATTATTCAAGGACTTTCCATTTCAGG ACATCTGTACCTGCCAAGTCCAGCCGGTATGGTGGGGTGCTGATAGTGGTACCTGGAGTTCTGGGACTCATGTGCTGGTCACCTGGACTAGATTCCAATGGGAATTCCTTGAGGGGTGTCCATTTCTGTGAG GACCTGGTTTCAACCTTCCAGCTGCACAGTTTTGACATTAGGACTCCTTTCAGACAGGTGCTGTCCTACAGACAGTGGAAAGTGGAGTCAGAG GGATACCAAATCATGAATGTCCTCTTGGCTGCTTATAGAGGGGACATGGTGTCTTTGCGCAG ATACCTTCTGGCAGGAGCAGATGTGAATGCTGTGGATTATGATGGACGATCAGCATTGCATGTCGCAGCCTCAGAGGGACGTCTGGACGTCATCATGTTCCTGGTGGAGAATGCAAACGCGAACTGCACACTCAAGGACAG GTGGGGTAACACAGCTTTACAGGAGGCCATGAGATGCAATCAAGACCCTGCCATCCAAATTCTGAGAAAGTTCACAGATTATGAAGATAGTTTATga
- the cart2 gene encoding cocaine- and amphetamine-regulated transcript 2, with protein MDSSNLWTRIVVCAVLLLLVTGARANEPDPEIEVEVDTRAIRDFYPKDPNLTSEKQLLGALQEVLEKLQTKRIPPWEKKFGQVPMCDLGEQCAIRKGSRIGKMCDCPRGAFCNFFLLKCL; from the exons ATGGATAGCTCCAATCTGTGGACGCGAATTGTTGTGTGCGCCGTACTTCTTTTATTGGTGACCGGTGCCAGAGCGAACGAACCAGATCCGGAGATCGAGGTGGAAGTGGACACAAGAGCCATCAGAGACTTCTACCCCAAAGACCCGAATCTAACAAGTGAAAAACAGCTT CTCGGGGCTCTGCAAGAAGTTCTGGAAAAGCTGCAGACGAAACGAATTCCACCTTGGGAGAAGAAATTTGGTCAAGTTCCCATG TGTGATTTGGGGGAGCAGTGCGCAATCAGAAAAGGATCTCGAATCGGCAAGATGTGCGACTGTCCGCGCGGGGCATTCTGCAACTTTTTCTTGTTAAAATGCTTGTGA
- the LOC127638041 gene encoding UPF0235 protein C15orf40 homolog, with amino-acid sequence MSLWQCTHSDKDSIRSVYSQYNTMPKKDKTSKSNLKQLETPPGPVTKVKDGEIAISIHAKPGAKQNSITSVSMEAVGVAIAAPLTDGEANEELLRYLSKVLQLKKSEIFFENGFKSREKVIKVAAAVSQEEILEKLRVEATG; translated from the exons ATGAGTCTTTGGCAGTGCACACACTCAGACAAAGA TTCTATTAGGAGCGTTTACTCACAATACAACACGATGCCTAAAAAGGACAAGACG AGCAAAAGCAACCTAAAGCAACTGGAGACACCGCCCGGCCCGGTTACCAAAGTTAAAGACGGTGAAATTGCAATCTCGATACATGCCAAACCCGGGGCCAAACAGAATTCAATCAC GTCTGTCTCAATGGAGGCGGTGGGTGTCGCCATTGCCGCACCACTGACAGACGGAGAGGCCAATGAGGAGCTGCTGCGCTATTTATCCAAAGTCCTTCAGCTGAAGAAGAGTGAAATATTCTTTGAGAAT GGTTTCAAATCCAGAGAAAAAGTCATCAAGGTGGCTGCAGCTGTCAGCCAAGAGGAAATCCTGGAGAAACTGAGGGTAGAGGCCACTGGATGA
- the sh3gl3b gene encoding endophilin-A3b, whose product MSVAGLKKQFHKASQLLKEKINGVEGTKLDEEFLNMERKTDITHKLILDLVPKTIGYLQPNPAYRAKLSMLNTVSRIRGQMKAVGYPQTEGILGDCMLRYGCDLGIESGFGFALIEMGEALKQVAQARDCMDIRVKQTFIDPLQSLQDKELKEIGYHLRKLEGRRLDFDYKKRRKGKIADSEIKKAFEKFEESKDLAERSMFILLEKDAERMQYLSGLTEAIIDYHRQSCQILENLRSNLQTRITDASNQPKREFASKSVANTMCYTDIYGVSTCSSGQSSATEVTEALSEKYAPVVIHPPDKVATKTHTTVNPVSNYESGSPLDQPCCQALYSFQPENQRELGFKEGDIIILTSQIDENWYEGMLRGESGFFPLNYVKVLVPLPK is encoded by the exons ATGTCAGTGGCCGGATTGAAGAAACAGTTTCACAAAGCCAGTCAG TTACTAAAGGAAAAGATCAATGGGGTTGAAGGGACAAAACTGGATGAAGAATTCCTCAATATGGAAAGG AAAACGGATATTACTCACAAATTGATTCTTGACCTTGTTCCAAAAACAATAGGATATCTTCAGCCAAACCCAG CCTACAGAGCAAAACTCAGCATGCTCAACACAGTCTCTAGAATACGTGGGCAGATGAAGGCTGTCGGATATCCACAGACTGAGGGCATTCTTGGAGATTGTATGCTCCGCTATGGCTGTGATCTTGGAATTGAGTCTGGTTTTG GTTTTGCTCTGATTGAAATGGGAGAGGCGTTGAAACAAGTAGCCCAGGCAAGAGACTGTATGGATATCCGAGTGAAGCAAACCTTTATTGATCCTCTGCAGTCACTACAGGACAAAGAACTGAAGGAAATTGGG TACCATTTAAGAAAACTTGAAGGCCGTCGTTTAGATTTTGATTACAAGAAGAGGCGTAAAGGAAAGATTGCAGACTCTGAGATAAAGAAGGCATTCGAGAAGTTTGAAGAATCCAAAGATCTGGCTGAGAGAAGCATGTTTATCCTCTTAGAGAAAGAT GCAGAACGGATGCAATATCTCTCAGGTCTCACAGAAGCAATAATAGACTACCACCGCCAGTCATGCCAGATTCTAGAAAATCTCAGGAGCAATTTGCAGACCAG GATAACAGATGCAAGCAATCAACCCAAGAGGGAATTTGCATCAAAATCAGTTGCAAACACAATGTGCTACACAGATATTTATGGGGTTTCCACTTGTTCTTCTGGACAGTCATCAG CTACTGAGGTTACTGAAGCtttgagtgaaaaat ATGCTCCTGTTGTGATTCACCCCCCTGACAAGGTAGCCACGAAAACCCACACTACAGTGAATCCAGTTAGCAACT ATGAAAGTGGTTCCCCATTGGATCAGCCTTGCTGTCAGGCACTTTACAGTTTCCAGCCAGAAAACCAGAGAGAGCTGGGCTTTAAGgaaggtgacatcatcattcTGACCAGCCAGATAGATGAGAACTGGTATGAGGGTATGCTCAGAGGGGAGTCTGGCTTCTTTCCCTTGAACTACGTCAAAGTCCTTGTACCTCTGCCAAAATGA